In a single window of the Terriglobales bacterium genome:
- a CDS encoding rhodanese-like domain-containing protein produces the protein GLSGQFASWAARILGLDKRIILVAEDADQLRESQMRLARVGVEKVDACLEGGVSGWVESGYELDYIPQISVQEFAELLAKEKSGIAVLDVREPGEVATGALENSVRIPLGQLSARTQELDRKSLLVVHCKGGYRSSIATSILRRDGLRDIANLTGGFDAWKAAGH, from the coding sequence TCGGCCTGTCCGGACAGTTCGCCTCCTGGGCCGCGCGGATCCTGGGCCTCGACAAGCGCATCATCCTGGTCGCCGAAGACGCCGACCAGTTGCGCGAGTCGCAGATGCGACTGGCCCGGGTGGGCGTCGAGAAAGTGGACGCCTGCCTGGAAGGCGGGGTCTCCGGCTGGGTCGAGAGCGGCTACGAGTTGGACTACATCCCGCAGATCTCGGTGCAGGAGTTCGCGGAGCTGCTGGCGAAAGAGAAGAGCGGGATCGCAGTGCTCGACGTGCGCGAGCCGGGCGAAGTCGCAACCGGCGCCCTGGAGAATTCAGTGCGCATCCCGCTGGGACAATTGAGCGCCCGGACCCAGGAGCTCGATCGCAAGAGCCTTCTCGTCGTGCATTGCAAGGGCGGATATCGCAGCTCGATCGCCACCAGCATCCTGCGCCGCGACGGGCTCCGCGACATCGCCAATCTCACCGGTGGCTTCGACGCCTGGAAGGCCGCGGGACACTAG